From one Prochlorococcus marinus CUG1433 genomic stretch:
- a CDS encoding DUF1499 domain-containing protein produces the protein MQILFLAILICSSFLFPSSSFASHIELKPCVEIAHCVREEWEVNNIEKPFEEIKAFIENTPRTEIVEIDGDYLHAEATSKWMKYVDDLEVSFLPESNILSIRSESRVGESDLGVNQKRVDLLKSKMF, from the coding sequence ATGCAAATACTTTTTTTAGCAATTTTAATTTGTTCAAGCTTTTTATTCCCCTCTTCATCATTTGCCTCACATATAGAACTAAAACCTTGTGTAGAGATTGCTCATTGTGTACGAGAAGAATGGGAGGTAAACAATATTGAGAAACCTTTTGAAGAGATTAAAGCATTTATCGAAAACACTCCAAGAACTGAGATTGTTGAAATTGATGGCGATTATCTTCATGCTGAGGCAACCAGTAAATGGATGAAGTACGTAGACGACTTAGAAGTATCCTTTCTACCTGAATCAAACATCTTATCAATAAGATCAGAATCAAGAGTTGGAGAAAGTGATTTGGGCGTGAATCAAAAAAGAGTTGATTTACTAAAATCGAAAATGTTTTAA
- a CDS encoding OsmC family protein: MTKVKCSYLGNLNCEAIHLQSGCLIRTDAPLDHCGKGESFSPTDLLATSLGTCLLTIMAIKAKSKGFDLKGIYLNIEKVMTQNSERKIKELIIDIFIPVSTSNETIDFLKKASKECPVTRNLSQEIDIKISWHNE, from the coding sequence ATGACCAAAGTTAAATGTTCTTATTTAGGAAATTTAAACTGTGAGGCTATTCATCTACAATCTGGATGTCTTATTAGAACTGATGCACCTTTAGATCACTGCGGTAAAGGTGAAAGTTTTTCCCCAACTGATTTATTAGCAACATCTCTAGGTACTTGCCTGCTAACCATTATGGCAATCAAAGCTAAATCAAAAGGATTTGATTTGAAAGGTATATACTTAAATATTGAAAAAGTAATGACACAAAATAGCGAGAGGAAGATAAAAGAACTAATAATAGATATTTTTATACCAGTGAGCACTTCTAATGAAACTATTGATTTTTTGAAAAAAGCATCCAAAGAATGTCCAGTTACAAGAAATTTATCTCAAGAAATAGATATTAAAATTAGTTGGCATAATGAATAA
- a CDS encoding pilus assembly protein, translating into MKEIGEIKSNIYKISAVTDRGQRLNKLISPMYEEKANEMNELIDALKDFSFEISEKLLSGEWELIFSNVELFRSSPFFLAIEKALNDESKSNLFFKLHQLQVGSFGISTIGRIAQKIDFEKKEFISTFDTTIFGLTTIPILGWFKLLPTFGGRVITLASDLVLRNNLLDMNLQKTKVSKVDGLNKIPLFSELLMDRWYPVKEVWNKLPWNKESPNCQVSIVYLDDEMRIMQDMYGSIFIYIRPSISLLNSNTISND; encoded by the coding sequence ATGAAAGAAATTGGAGAGATAAAGTCAAATATTTATAAAATATCTGCTGTTACAGATAGGGGGCAAAGATTAAATAAATTAATTTCTCCTATGTATGAGGAAAAAGCTAATGAAATGAATGAATTGATTGATGCTCTTAAAGACTTTAGTTTTGAAATATCAGAAAAATTATTGTCTGGAGAGTGGGAATTGATTTTTTCTAATGTTGAATTATTTCGAAGTTCCCCTTTCTTCCTTGCTATTGAAAAGGCATTAAATGATGAATCTAAAAGTAATCTTTTTTTTAAATTACATCAATTGCAAGTAGGATCCTTTGGCATTTCAACTATTGGGAGAATTGCTCAAAAGATTGATTTTGAAAAAAAAGAATTTATATCTACTTTTGACACTACAATATTTGGGCTTACAACTATTCCTATCTTAGGTTGGTTCAAACTATTGCCTACTTTTGGTGGAAGAGTAATAACCCTAGCAAGTGATTTAGTTTTAAGAAATAATTTACTTGATATGAATTTACAAAAGACAAAAGTTTCCAAAGTTGATGGACTTAATAAGATTCCATTATTTAGTGAATTACTTATGGATAGATGGTATCCAGTTAAAGAGGTATGGAATAAGTTACCTTGGAATAAAGAATCGCCAAATTGCCAAGTCTCAATTGTATATCTAGACGATGAAATGAGAATTATGCAGGATATGTATGGGTCTATTTTTATTTATATTAGGCCTTCAATTTCCTTGTTGAATTCAAATACAATCTCTAATGATTAA
- a CDS encoding Nif11 family protein: protein MSDKDLSNFLKKIEQLNQIAELIKNNPSKKLSLSKCKNHDEVIKLTTEWGFDIGKRWGEY, encoded by the coding sequence ATGTCAGATAAAGATCTAAGTAATTTTCTAAAAAAAATAGAGCAACTTAATCAAATTGCTGAGCTAATAAAAAATAATCCTAGTAAAAAGTTATCCCTTTCAAAATGCAAGAATCATGATGAAGTAATTAAATTAACCACTGAATGGGGTTTTGATATTGGTAAAAGGTGGGGAGAATATTAA
- a CDS encoding DUF1330 domain-containing protein → MTKSYWLKKISIPNADLFLEYIRTVLPWIKSVGGVIVKRDLIQESTSNEWDGGQLGLVIEFESKFAAKKAFYSEVFQKYLQSRDLMELVTISTL, encoded by the coding sequence ATGACAAAAAGCTATTGGTTAAAGAAAATTTCAATTCCTAATGCTGATTTATTTCTGGAATATATAAGGACAGTATTGCCTTGGATTAAATCTGTGGGAGGAGTAATAGTAAAAAGAGATTTAATACAAGAATCAACTTCAAATGAATGGGATGGAGGGCAGCTTGGATTAGTAATTGAATTCGAATCAAAATTTGCTGCTAAAAAGGCATTTTATTCTGAAGTATTTCAAAAATATCTGCAGTCCAGAGATTTAATGGAACTAGTTACTATAAGTACTCTTTAA
- a CDS encoding MAPEG family protein, producing the protein MQVAFAWSLCLSVGVVLFSIIPLTIGRVKAGYSVENMSAPRALFDELPSFGKRAVWCHQNCWESISLHAPACLLCLITLTDSNIAIIAALIHPIFRFLYIGAYVFNIPTARGLMWASGIFTTLLLYKESLTQFI; encoded by the coding sequence ATGCAAGTAGCTTTTGCCTGGAGCCTTTGTCTATCAGTTGGTGTTGTTTTATTTTCAATTATTCCATTAACTATAGGGAGAGTTAAAGCGGGATATTCTGTTGAAAATATGTCTGCTCCAAGGGCTTTATTTGATGAATTACCGTCTTTTGGAAAAAGAGCAGTTTGGTGTCATCAAAATTGTTGGGAAAGTATTTCCCTACATGCGCCCGCATGTCTTCTTTGTTTGATTACTTTAACTGACTCTAATATTGCAATAATTGCAGCATTGATTCATCCTATTTTTCGTTTTTTATATATTGGTGCATATGTATTTAATATCCCTACAGCTAGAGGTTTAATGTGGGCCTCAGGAATTTTTACAACACTTTTGCTTTACAAAGAGAGCTTAACTCAATTTATATAA